One stretch of Juglans microcarpa x Juglans regia isolate MS1-56 chromosome 3D, Jm3101_v1.0, whole genome shotgun sequence DNA includes these proteins:
- the LOC121256473 gene encoding UDP-glycosyltransferase 89A2 — protein MISAEPISLSLSLSLSRAVYIPTDTMSAATSEDTPSPSSSKVHILVFPYPAQGHMLPLLDLTHQLSLRELSITILVTPKNLPTLAPLLSAHPSIHTLILPFPPHPKLPPGVENVRDIGNAGNLPIIGALGMLYDPLLRWFQSHPSPPVAILSDFFLGWTLRLAQQLRIPRIAFFSSGSFLASVIDYCWRNVRTVPSLSIVHFPDLPRSPSFKQEHLPSVFRFYRESNPETEFLKDGMLANTSSWGCIFNSFEDLEGQHLDHLRTVMGHPRVFGVGPLSLRGVNDRADRGNPNPDSDTHTLTWLDGCPDGSVLYVCFGSQKLLNKQQMEALASGLQKSGTRFVWVVKAGTIEQVADGYGVVPDGFEKGVAGRGLIIKGWAAQVKILSHRAVGGFLSHCGWNSVLEGIVGGAMILGWPMEADQYVNARILVEDMGVAVRVCEGVDSVPDPAELGRVIAESMSGDSTEKARARVLREKAFEAVGDGGSSSRDFDRLVKELSQL, from the coding sequence ATGATAAGTGCAgaacccatctctctctctctctctctctctctctctcgtgcaGTCTACATACCGACAGACACCATGTCTGCAGCGACCTCCGAAGACACTCCTAGTCCAAGCAGTTCCAAGGTGCACATTCTGGTCTTTCCTTACCCAGCCCAAGGCCACATGCTCCCACTCCTTGATCTCACCCACCAACTCTCCCTCCGGGAACTTTCCATCACCATTTTGGTCACCCCTAAGAACCTCCCTACCCTGGCCCCTCTCCTCTCCGCCCACCCCTCCATTCATACCTTAATTCTCCCCTTCCCTCCCCACCCTAAACTACCCCCAGGCGTCGAGAACGTCAGGGACATCGGCAACGCCGGTAACTTACCCATCATCGGCGCCTTGGGCATGCTGTACGACCCGCTTCTCCGCTGGTTCCAGTCCCACCCTTCTCCTCCCGTCGCCATCCTCTCCGACTTCTTCCTCGGCTGGACCCTCCGCCTCGCTCAGCAGCTGCGCATCCCCAGGATCGCTTTCTTCTCGTCCGGTTCCTTTTTGGCATCCGTCATTGACTACTGTTGGCGCAACGTACGAACCGTTCCTTCTCTATCGATTGTTCACTTTCCCGATCTTCCCCGGTCTCCGTCCTTCAAGCAGGAGCATCTGCCCTCAGTGTTCCGCTTCTACAGAGAATCCAACCCCGAGACGGAGTTCCTGAAGGATGGCATGCTCGCAAATACCTCGAGTTGGGGTTGCATCTTCAACAGCTTCGAAGACTTAGAAGGCCAGCACCTGGATCACCTCAGGACCGTCATGGGGCACCCGCGCGTCTTCGGTGTTGGCCCTTTGAGCTTAAGGGGAGTCAACGACAGAGCTGATCGGGGCAACCCGAACCCAGATTCAGATACCCATACGCTCACGTGGCTTGATGGGTGCCCCGACGGATCCGTTCTTTACGTCTGCTTTGGAAGCCAGAAGCTGCTGAATAAACAGCAGATGGAGGCCTTGGCTTCGGGGCTCCAAAAGAGCGGGACCAGATTCGTCTGGGTAGTGAAAGCGGGCACGATAGAACAGGTGGCGGACGGGTACGGCGTCGTTCCGGATGGATTCGAGAAAGGCGTGGCAGGAAGGGGTTTGATAATAAAGGGATGGGCAGCGCAGGTAAAGATACTGAGTCACAGAGCAGTGGGAGGGTTTCTGAGTCACTGCGGGTGGAACTCGGTACTGGAAGGGATAGTTGGGGGGGCGATGATCCTGGGATGGCCCATGGAGGCGGACCAGTACGTGAACGCGAGGATACTGGTGGAGGACATGGGCGTGGCGGTGAGGGTATGCGAGGGAGTGGACTCGGTGCCTGACCCGGCCGAGTTGGGAAGGGTGATTGCGGAGTCAATGAGCGGGGATAGCACTGAAAAGGCAAGGGCTAGGGTGCTGAGGGAGAAGGCGTTTGAAGCAGTGGGGGATGGAGGGAGCTCTTCCAGGGATTTCGATCGTCTTGTCAAAGAGTTAAGCCAGCTGTAG